Proteins from a single region of Geothrix sp. PMB-07:
- a CDS encoding DUF4097 family beta strand repeat-containing protein: MTVSSRWIPMLLVGTALLTGGGLLAQAPPPPPPPPAPPAPPAPMIGVDVPSGSRVEQRTEKLAQGSKLWVKNRNGGIRVTGWEKDEVALTAQIRDSEKRRVELVLQRKGQDLDIEAVFQQPSWSFGVYISPRCEMTLQVPRKIMGHFRTTNGTVSAENLEGYARCEATNGSILVSRIRGEVHVDTTNGPIEARNLAARIKGSTTNGRIVLEDVEGGVNLETTNGSVRAHNLDGWGEGIHLESTNGSIECELGKATGELVAENSNGSLDIKITGAQVIEMSKHNARVKVPGRSQTIRLETTNGSIRVK, encoded by the coding sequence ATGACCGTTTCCAGCCGATGGATCCCCATGTTGCTTGTCGGGACAGCGCTGCTGACCGGAGGTGGGTTGCTGGCCCAGGCGCCGCCGCCCCCGCCACCCCCCCCGGCCCCTCCCGCCCCGCCTGCGCCCATGATCGGTGTGGATGTGCCTTCCGGTTCCCGCGTGGAGCAGCGCACGGAGAAGCTGGCCCAGGGTTCCAAACTGTGGGTGAAGAACCGGAACGGCGGCATCCGCGTCACCGGATGGGAGAAGGATGAAGTGGCCCTCACGGCCCAGATCCGCGACAGCGAGAAGCGCCGCGTCGAATTGGTGCTGCAGCGCAAGGGCCAGGATCTCGACATCGAGGCGGTCTTCCAGCAGCCCTCCTGGAGCTTCGGCGTCTACATCAGCCCCCGCTGCGAGATGACCCTGCAGGTGCCCCGCAAAATCATGGGCCACTTCCGCACCACCAATGGAACGGTTTCCGCCGAAAACCTGGAAGGCTATGCCCGCTGCGAAGCCACCAATGGCAGCATCCTCGTCAGCCGCATCCGCGGCGAAGTGCACGTGGATACCACCAACGGTCCCATCGAGGCGCGCAATCTCGCGGCCCGCATCAAGGGCAGCACCACCAATGGCCGCATCGTCCTCGAGGATGTGGAAGGCGGCGTGAACCTGGAGACCACCAACGGTTCGGTGCGCGCCCACAACCTGGACGGCTGGGGCGAGGGCATCCACCTCGAATCCACCAACGGCAGCATCGAGTGCGAACTGGGCAAGGCCACGGGCGAGTTGGTGGCGGAGAACAGCAACGGTTCCCTTGACATCAAAATCACGGGCGCCCAGGTCATTGAAATGAGCAAGCACAACGCCCGGGTGAAAGTGCCTGGACGGAGCCAGACCATCCGCCTGGAAACCACCAACGGCAGCATCCGGGTGAAGTGA
- a CDS encoding MBL fold metallo-hydrolase: MELRILGCSGGEADGERLTGLLVNGCVAIDAGSITAALTVEEQVKIQHVFISHSHLDHICTLPFFTKNIFGHTHEAVEIHALPETLDVLRRHLFNDELWPDFSVIPSPNDPTIRYTEVEPEQTYEVCGLRITPIRVNHLVPCVGYKVDDGKDAFIFTSDTAETDRIWEVANATPNLRLVIAEASFPNDQAWLAEASKHLTPAKLGAELKKLQGQVPVRIYHLTPGDKAIMLPQLQALGDPRLSLLAQDERLTW; this comes from the coding sequence ATGGAACTCCGGATCCTGGGCTGCAGCGGCGGAGAAGCTGACGGGGAGCGCCTGACAGGCCTGCTCGTCAACGGCTGTGTGGCCATCGATGCCGGTTCCATCACCGCCGCCCTCACGGTGGAGGAGCAGGTGAAGATCCAACATGTCTTCATCAGCCACTCCCACCTGGACCACATCTGCACCCTGCCCTTCTTCACCAAGAACATTTTTGGCCATACCCACGAAGCCGTGGAGATCCACGCCCTTCCGGAAACCCTGGATGTGCTGCGCCGCCACCTCTTCAACGATGAGCTGTGGCCTGACTTCAGTGTGATTCCCAGCCCCAACGATCCCACCATCCGCTACACGGAAGTGGAACCCGAGCAGACCTACGAAGTCTGCGGCCTGCGCATCACCCCCATCCGCGTGAACCATCTGGTGCCCTGCGTGGGTTACAAGGTGGATGACGGCAAGGATGCCTTCATCTTCACCAGCGACACGGCGGAAACCGACCGCATCTGGGAGGTGGCCAACGCCACGCCCAACCTGCGCTTGGTCATCGCGGAGGCCAGCTTCCCCAATGACCAGGCCTGGCTGGCGGAGGCCTCCAAGCACCTCACGCCCGCCAAGCTGGGCGCCGAGCTGAAGAAACTCCAGGGCCAGGTGCCCGTGCGGATCTACCACCTCACGCCTGGAGACAAGGCCATCATGCTGCCCCAGCTGCAGGCCCTGGGGGATCCTCGCCTCAGCCTGCTGGCCCAGGACGAGCGCCTGACCTGGTGA
- a CDS encoding tetratricopeptide repeat protein — MRAHLRFLILDDFDPDTGELALRVAFQPGPEPGLELLRLRLHLGRAGNPLDPLSRELRTHVQMPLPPLWEHGLKTIIHAIEEELAGPDGRNALRYLWVRTQLLHPADPARSTPNHAVPRQVEVLRDWAHRLDQEGQSLRAAEILDRLLLLAPKDVTTLAYLAGFFRAQGMAEEMAAVAERWIKVEPDRLEAQLRYGEALVRLGRAQEARAAFEAVLKVHPVHLLAHLGMAQALGLLGGNPFPHLDAAQELDPAATASVLRESFDYHLLAPPPGDRNHHLDDLPALLGVSGAEVQDYLHYLGLPVAGPDGTVREAELARWVGVMNRYALLPGGLHWSAPTPRHLPELS, encoded by the coding sequence ATGCGGGCCCACCTGCGTTTCCTGATTCTTGACGATTTCGATCCCGACACCGGGGAGCTGGCCCTGCGTGTGGCTTTCCAGCCCGGGCCCGAACCCGGCCTGGAGCTGCTGCGCCTGAGGCTGCACCTGGGGCGCGCTGGGAATCCCCTGGATCCCCTCAGCCGGGAACTGCGCACCCACGTGCAAATGCCGCTGCCGCCCCTTTGGGAGCACGGCCTCAAGACCATCATCCACGCCATCGAGGAGGAGCTGGCCGGTCCCGACGGGCGCAACGCCCTGCGCTACCTTTGGGTGCGCACCCAGCTGCTGCACCCGGCAGACCCCGCCCGGTCCACCCCTAACCATGCGGTGCCCCGCCAGGTGGAGGTGCTGCGGGATTGGGCTCACCGCCTGGATCAGGAGGGCCAGTCCCTCCGGGCCGCGGAAATCCTGGATCGGCTGCTCCTCCTGGCGCCCAAGGATGTGACCACCCTGGCCTATCTCGCGGGCTTCTTCCGGGCCCAGGGCATGGCCGAGGAGATGGCTGCCGTGGCGGAACGGTGGATCAAGGTCGAACCGGATCGCCTCGAGGCCCAGCTGCGGTACGGGGAGGCCCTGGTGCGCCTGGGGCGCGCCCAGGAGGCCCGGGCCGCCTTCGAGGCCGTGCTGAAGGTGCACCCGGTGCACCTCCTGGCCCATCTGGGCATGGCCCAGGCTCTGGGCCTGCTCGGGGGCAACCCCTTCCCTCATCTGGATGCGGCCCAGGAGCTGGATCCGGCCGCCACCGCCTCCGTGCTGCGGGAATCCTTCGACTACCACCTGCTGGCCCCTCCGCCCGGGGACCGGAACCACCACCTGGACGATTTGCCCGCCCTGCTGGGGGTCTCCGGTGCCGAGGTGCAGGACTACCTCCACTACCTGGGCCTTCCTGTGGCGGGTCCCGATGGCACGGTGCGCGAAGCCGAGCTGGCCCGCTGGGTGGGCGTCATGAACCGCTATGCCCTGCTGCCTGGCGGTCTGCACTGGTCAGCCCCCACGCCCCGGCACTTGCCCGAGCTCAGCTGA
- a CDS encoding Hpt domain-containing protein, translating to MSLGGAFVSELPILDAEPLRDLLELGAEEGLVQELIGLYQEDVPPRMVALREGLAAGDLPRMLMEAHQMKGALSNLGLVRFAHMAARVEAEARAGHLVESPALIAALPAAFDEGLAAFREAFPER from the coding sequence ATGTCCCTTGGTGGAGCCTTTGTGAGCGAATTGCCCATCCTCGATGCGGAACCCTTGCGGGACCTGCTGGAACTCGGGGCCGAGGAAGGCCTGGTGCAGGAGCTCATCGGGCTCTACCAGGAGGATGTGCCGCCGCGCATGGTGGCGCTCCGCGAGGGCTTGGCCGCTGGGGACCTGCCCCGGATGCTCATGGAAGCCCATCAGATGAAGGGCGCCCTCAGCAACCTGGGGCTGGTGCGCTTCGCACATATGGCCGCCCGGGTGGAGGCCGAGGCCCGGGCTGGTCACTTGGTGGAATCCCCCGCCCTCATTGCGGCGCTTCCCGCCGCCTTTGATGAAGGCCTGGCGGCTTTCCGCGAAGCTTTCCCGGAGCGTTAG
- a CDS encoding pitrilysin family protein, with protein MRALLLTCLATALSLQAQAKVQAFILPNGLRVLLLEDHEHPLVRVKLHLKVTVQDVPSGRQGLPQLALRMVSHSDAGGFKADELERFQEDAGIQLKAMAAPDGLDWQLSVRSRDQDRALGLLADRILRSLFDPGMLEEQREACWHEEEGRGVDPLLRLRQSLSQAPERRPTLTSLGTITWEDLLTFRARVFRPDHALLVLHGDLGLEQAKRLVLLSLGSWTPQETRSAPPSPDPSASEGVQQASSGKPWPLWIRVPGVGSRAQAVAPQPTETLPESAALLNLLVPGEPSLLPAWAAAEAGCLVATDDAEVDASLALPRLLARLEALRLRGFTQADLDRARTAWNAGPSLETLHPEAQMNRALQEALGRGADPDHMKALSLEQLNADLRRWFDPKNLRTGGLKKADPAKGLVAP; from the coding sequence ATGAGGGCCCTGCTGCTGACGTGCCTGGCCACGGCACTTTCGCTGCAGGCCCAGGCGAAAGTCCAGGCCTTCATCCTGCCGAATGGGCTGCGGGTGCTGCTGCTGGAGGATCATGAGCATCCATTGGTGCGGGTAAAGCTGCACCTGAAGGTCACAGTCCAGGATGTGCCGAGCGGCCGCCAGGGCCTCCCGCAGCTGGCGCTGCGCATGGTCTCCCACTCCGACGCCGGGGGCTTCAAGGCCGATGAGCTGGAGCGGTTCCAGGAAGACGCAGGCATCCAGTTGAAAGCCATGGCAGCCCCCGATGGCCTCGACTGGCAGCTGTCGGTCCGCAGCCGCGACCAGGACCGGGCCCTGGGCCTTCTCGCCGATCGCATCCTCCGCTCTCTCTTCGATCCCGGCATGCTGGAAGAGCAGCGCGAAGCCTGCTGGCACGAGGAAGAAGGGCGCGGAGTTGATCCTCTGCTCCGGCTGCGGCAGAGCCTGAGTCAGGCCCCGGAGAGGAGGCCCACGCTCACCAGCCTGGGCACCATCACCTGGGAGGATCTGCTCACCTTCCGCGCCCGTGTGTTCCGACCCGATCATGCGCTGCTGGTGCTGCACGGGGACCTGGGCCTGGAGCAGGCCAAGCGGCTGGTCCTGCTGAGCCTCGGCAGCTGGACACCGCAGGAGACCCGCTCCGCCCCCCCCTCACCCGACCCTTCAGCGTCAGAGGGTGTGCAGCAAGCCAGCTCCGGCAAACCATGGCCCCTGTGGATCCGCGTTCCGGGAGTCGGAAGCCGCGCCCAGGCCGTGGCGCCCCAACCGACGGAAACCCTTCCAGAATCCGCGGCTTTGCTGAACCTGCTGGTGCCCGGTGAGCCTTCGCTCCTGCCCGCCTGGGCTGCCGCTGAGGCTGGCTGCCTCGTGGCCACGGATGATGCCGAGGTGGATGCCAGCCTCGCCCTGCCCCGCTTGCTGGCGCGGTTGGAGGCGCTGCGGCTGCGGGGCTTCACTCAGGCTGACCTCGACCGCGCCCGCACCGCGTGGAACGCCGGACCCAGCCTGGAGACCCTCCACCCCGAAGCCCAGATGAACCGAGCGCTTCAGGAAGCCCTGGGCCGCGGCGCCGATCCGGACCACATGAAAGCCCTCAGCCTCGAACAGCTGAATGCAGACCTCCGTCGTTGGTTCGATCCAAAGAACCTGCGCACAGGGGGCCTGAAGAAGGCCGACCCCGCAAAGGGCCTGGTGGCCCCTTGA
- a CDS encoding pitrilysin family protein gives MRLLVPILVAALGLQAQAPRPSEVQERRLANGARLLLVERRGLTAFHAALVFSGGRAEEPAATAGATDLLARALYGITRTEDLEQGKGLAALESLLKQEEGLLEAIRLERLLLRRDAAAASQLPALEANLESVQSQLRALTATTPLGDLYLSRGGRQWAEASTDALSAHTELPQEAFEFWCRTEAQRLRSLTLSRFAQARASLAAELRTKGDKGPALLYGAALPGHPYGRDLTDHLPALEALRWSELRSYAHRALRPDRLTIILVGGLSLEAALPLVERHLGSLPVPPASETNVLPEIPADLGDRRVQAAAGESARLLMGWRIPARSHPDHLALRLATQLLGGGQSSRLPSRLQRQKGLVTQVSLGLDLPGGRLPGLLVADMEPAPGHSLAEVEGALQGEILRLQQDPIPQEEWQRALAQLESDHLRNQDDPEALAKTLGQAWAEGGDWRLAELDLQRLRGLAPEAVQAAARAWLKPTHRTTVLLEPTPGANLDPLDAELSQVLQALATTRIQDPAQREHLVAEGLRQLRMLNSEERRRTLKLLVAQLPPEKR, from the coding sequence ATGCGTCTGCTGGTTCCCATTCTCGTTGCCGCCCTCGGCCTTCAGGCCCAGGCCCCCCGTCCCTCGGAAGTGCAGGAGCGGCGACTGGCCAATGGCGCCCGCCTGCTCCTGGTGGAGCGCCGGGGCCTGACTGCCTTTCACGCGGCCCTGGTGTTCTCCGGCGGCCGGGCAGAGGAGCCCGCCGCCACCGCGGGTGCGACCGACCTGCTGGCCCGGGCCCTTTACGGCATCACACGGACCGAAGATTTGGAGCAGGGCAAGGGACTGGCGGCCCTTGAGTCACTGCTGAAGCAGGAGGAAGGCCTGCTCGAAGCCATCCGACTGGAGCGCCTTCTGCTGCGGCGGGATGCCGCCGCGGCCTCCCAGCTTCCGGCCTTGGAGGCCAACCTCGAATCCGTACAGTCGCAGCTCCGCGCCCTCACCGCCACGACTCCGCTGGGGGATCTCTACCTCTCCCGGGGCGGACGCCAGTGGGCCGAAGCCAGCACCGATGCCCTCAGCGCCCACACCGAACTGCCTCAGGAAGCCTTCGAGTTCTGGTGCCGCACCGAAGCCCAGCGCCTGCGGAGCCTGACGCTCAGCCGGTTCGCCCAGGCCCGGGCCAGCCTCGCCGCCGAACTTCGCACCAAGGGTGACAAGGGCCCGGCCCTGCTCTACGGTGCTGCGCTTCCGGGGCATCCCTACGGCCGGGACCTCACGGACCACCTGCCCGCATTGGAGGCCCTCCGCTGGTCAGAGCTCCGCTCCTACGCCCACCGTGCCCTGCGACCCGACCGGCTCACCATCATCCTTGTGGGCGGCCTCAGCTTGGAGGCCGCGCTGCCCCTGGTGGAGCGTCATCTGGGGTCGCTTCCCGTGCCTCCGGCCAGCGAAACGAACGTGCTGCCGGAGATCCCGGCAGACCTCGGCGACCGGCGGGTTCAGGCCGCCGCAGGCGAATCCGCGCGCCTTCTCATGGGCTGGCGCATTCCCGCCCGCTCCCATCCGGACCACCTGGCCTTGCGCTTGGCGACTCAGCTGTTGGGTGGCGGCCAGAGCAGCCGCTTGCCATCCCGGCTTCAGCGTCAGAAAGGCCTTGTGACACAGGTGTCCCTGGGCCTGGACCTCCCCGGCGGCCGCCTGCCTGGGCTGTTGGTGGCAGACATGGAGCCCGCGCCTGGCCACAGCCTTGCAGAGGTGGAGGGCGCCCTGCAGGGCGAGATTCTCCGTTTGCAGCAGGATCCCATCCCCCAGGAGGAGTGGCAGCGGGCCCTCGCGCAGCTGGAATCGGACCACCTCCGAAACCAGGATGATCCCGAAGCCTTGGCAAAAACCCTGGGCCAAGCCTGGGCAGAAGGCGGGGATTGGCGGCTGGCGGAGCTGGACCTCCAGCGGCTTCGGGGTTTGGCACCAGAGGCTGTACAGGCCGCGGCGCGCGCCTGGCTGAAACCCACCCACCGCACCACCGTGCTCCTGGAGCCCACCCCCGGAGCCAACCTGGATCCCCTTGATGCGGAACTGTCCCAGGTGCTGCAGGCCCTGGCAACGACCCGCATCCAGGATCCAGCTCAACGGGAACACCTGGTGGCTGAAGGGCTCCGGCAGCTGCGCATGCTGAATTCCGAGGAGCGCCGCCGCACCCTCAAATTGCTGGTGGCCCAGCTGCCCCCGGAGAAGCGATGA
- a CDS encoding phosphoribosylaminoimidazolesuccinocarboxamide synthase, whose translation MSILLSTDLPFPVFRRGKVRDVYDLGKQLLIVASDRISAFDCVMPEGIPDKGRILTAVANFWFAATEDLVPNHFRGNAGWPAALEPYRSALEGRAVVVEKTRPMPVECVVRGYIAGSGWKEYQATGRICGVSLPAGLRLADRLPEPIFTPATKEEEGHDENISFERMAEIVGHDLALRLRDLSLALYRRGAELAAERGILLADTKFEFGLSDEGELILIDEALTPDSSRYWLADSYQPGKNPPSLDKQFLRDYLETLSSWNKQPPAPHLPAEIIEGVRARYLDLASRFGVKL comes from the coding sequence ATGTCCATTCTGCTGAGCACCGACCTCCCCTTTCCGGTCTTCCGCCGGGGCAAAGTGCGGGATGTCTACGATCTCGGCAAGCAGCTGCTGATCGTCGCCTCGGATCGCATCAGCGCCTTCGATTGTGTGATGCCCGAAGGCATTCCCGACAAGGGGCGCATCCTCACGGCCGTGGCCAACTTCTGGTTCGCCGCCACGGAAGATCTGGTGCCCAACCATTTCCGGGGCAACGCGGGCTGGCCCGCGGCCCTCGAACCCTACCGCTCCGCGCTGGAAGGCCGGGCGGTGGTGGTGGAGAAAACCCGCCCCATGCCCGTGGAGTGCGTCGTCCGCGGCTACATCGCCGGCAGCGGCTGGAAGGAATACCAGGCCACCGGCAGGATCTGCGGCGTCTCCCTGCCCGCGGGGCTGCGCCTCGCAGATCGGCTGCCCGAGCCCATCTTCACGCCCGCCACCAAGGAGGAGGAAGGGCATGACGAGAACATTTCCTTCGAGCGCATGGCTGAGATCGTGGGGCACGATCTGGCTCTGCGCCTGCGCGACCTGAGCCTGGCCCTCTACCGGCGGGGCGCCGAATTGGCGGCTGAGCGCGGCATCCTGCTCGCCGACACCAAGTTCGAGTTCGGCCTCAGCGACGAAGGCGAGCTCATCCTCATTGACGAGGCCCTCACGCCTGACAGCAGCCGTTACTGGCTGGCCGACAGCTATCAGCCGGGGAAGAACCCGCCCAGCCTCGACAAACAGTTTCTCCGCGACTACCTGGAGACCCTCTCCAGCTGGAACAAACAGCCGCCCGCGCCGCACCTTCCGGCCGAGATCATCGAAGGCGTGCGGGCCCGCTACCTGGACTTGGCTTCGCGCTTCGGTGTGAAGCTCTGA